In Camelus dromedarius isolate mCamDro1 chromosome 3, mCamDro1.pat, whole genome shotgun sequence, one DNA window encodes the following:
- the CD180 gene encoding CD180 antigen isoform X2, whose product MAPCAGCFLLAVLFSANCKVITFLDPMCTEKEASRTYNCENLGLKEIPDTLPNTTEFLEFGFNFLPTVQNTTFSRLINLIFLDLTRCHINWVHEDTFQNHHQLNTIVLTGNPLIFMAETSLNGPMSLKHLFLTQTGISNLEFIPVHNLGNLESLHLGSNHISSINLPENFPTQNLKVMDFQNNAIHYISSKDINALEQVTNLNFNGNDIKGIEPGAFNSKIFQSLKFGGTLDLSVILKGLQNSTIQSLWLGTFEDTDDQDLTSAMLEGLCEMSVESINLQKHHFSGFSPSTFQCFTGLRELDLTATHLRELPSGLEGMSSLRKLVLSANSFEQLCQISAASFPSLTDLYIKGNTRKLDLGTRCLEKLENLRKLDLSHSDIEAPDCCNLQLQNLSQLQHLNLSYNEPLGLQDQAFKECPRLELLDLAFTHLHVSAPQSPFQNLHLLQVLNLSNCLLDTSNEHLLAGLLDLRHLNLHGNNFQDGSLSKTNLLQPVGSLETLILSSCDLLSIDQQAFHNLGKMSHLDLSHNRLTGDCIDALSHLKGTYLNLAANNIHIIPPRLLLILSQQSTINLGHNPLDCTCSNIHFITWYQENLQKLEGSGETMCASPPFLRGVKLSDVKLSCGITRVGIFFLMVFVFLLIILLIFSGKSILRWKYQHI is encoded by the exons AAAGAAGCCAGCAGAACATATAACTGTGAAAATTTAGGTCTCAAAGAAATTCCTGACACTCTACCAAATACAACAGAATTTTTGGAATTTGGCTTTAATTTCTTACCTACAGTTCAAAATACAACCTTCAGCAGACTCATAAATCTTATCTTTTTGGATTTGACCAG GTGTCATATTAACTGGGTACATGAAGATACTTTTCAAAACCACCATCAACTGAACACCATCGTGTTAACTGGAAATCCCCTCATATTCATGGCAGAAACATCACTGAATGGGCCTATGTCACTGAAGCATCTTTTCTTAACCCAAACAGGAATATCCAATCTTGAGTTTATCCCAGTGCACAATCTGGGAAACTTGGAGAGTTTGCATCTTGGAAGCAATCATATTTCCTCCATTAATCTCCCAGAAAACTTTCCAACACAGAATCTGAAAGTCATGGATTTTCAGAATAATGCTATACACTACATCTCTAGTAAAGACATAAATGCTTTGGAACAGGTCACTAACCTTAATTTCAATGGCAATGACATTAAAGGCATTGAGCCTGGGGCTTTCAATTCAAAAATCTTTCAAAGTTTGAAATTTGGAGGGACTCTAGACTTATCTGTCATATTAAAAGGTCTACAGAACTCTACTATTCAGTCTCTTTGGCTGGGGACATTTGAGGACACTGATGACCAAGACCTCACTTCAGCCATGCTTGAGGGACTCTGTGAAATGTCTGTTGAGAGCATCAATCTACAGAAGCACCATTTCTCTGGCTTTTCACCTTCCACGTTTCAGTGCTTCACTGGACTCCGGGAGTTGGACCTGACGGCAACTCACTTGCGAGAGTTACCTTCTGGGCTAGAGGGTATGAGCTCTCTCAGGAAATTAGTTCTCAGTGCAAACAGTTTTGAGCAATTGTGTCAGATCAGTGCTGCCAGTTTCCCATCCCTTACAGACCTCTATATCAAAGGCAACACGAGGAAACTTGACCTCGGTACTAGGTGTTTGGAAAAACTAGAAAATCTTCGGAAACTTGATTTAAGCCATAGTGATATTGAGGCTCCTGACTGTTGCAACCTGCAACTCCAAAACCTGTCCCAACTGCAACACTTAAATCTGAGCTACAATGAGCCCCTTGGTCTCCAGGATCAGGCGTTCAAAGAATGCCCTCGGCTGGAACTCCTGGATTTGGCATTTACCCATCTGCATGTTAGTGCTCCACAAAGTCCTTTCCAAAACCTCCATCTCCTGCAGGTTCTGAATCTCTCTAACTGCCTCCTTGATACCAGCAATGAGCACCTTCTAGCAGGCCTGCTGGATCTCCGGCATCTGAATTTACATGGGAACAACTTTCAAGATGGGAGCCTCTCAAAGACCAACCTACTTCAGCCAGTGGGCAGCTTGGAGACTCTAATTTTATCCTCCTGTGATCTCCTCTCCATAGACCAGCAAGCATTCCACAATCTTGGGAAAATGAGCCACTTAGACTTAAGTCACAACCGCCTGACAGGTGATTGCATTGACGCTCTTAGCCATCTTAAGGGGACCTACCTTAATCTGGCCGCCAATAACATTCACATCATCCCACCCCGTCTCCTCCTCATCTTGTCTCAGCAGAGCACCATTAATTTAGGTCACAATCCCCTGGACTGCACTTGctcaaatattcatttcataacGTGGTACCAAGAAAACTTGCAAAAACTTGAGGGCTCAGGGGAGACCATGTGCGCAAGCCCTCCATTTTTAAGGGGAGTTAAGCTGTCTGATGTCAAACTGTCCTGTGGGATTACAAGAGTgggcattttctttcttatggTATTTGTATTCTTGCTTAtaattctgctcattttttcaggtaagtctattcttaggtGGAAATACCAGCACATTTAG
- the CD180 gene encoding CD180 antigen isoform X1: MAPCAGCFLLAVLFSANCKVITFLDPMCTEVSSTMWPIEQELWTGRTISLGGWKEASRTYNCENLGLKEIPDTLPNTTEFLEFGFNFLPTVQNTTFSRLINLIFLDLTRCHINWVHEDTFQNHHQLNTIVLTGNPLIFMAETSLNGPMSLKHLFLTQTGISNLEFIPVHNLGNLESLHLGSNHISSINLPENFPTQNLKVMDFQNNAIHYISSKDINALEQVTNLNFNGNDIKGIEPGAFNSKIFQSLKFGGTLDLSVILKGLQNSTIQSLWLGTFEDTDDQDLTSAMLEGLCEMSVESINLQKHHFSGFSPSTFQCFTGLRELDLTATHLRELPSGLEGMSSLRKLVLSANSFEQLCQISAASFPSLTDLYIKGNTRKLDLGTRCLEKLENLRKLDLSHSDIEAPDCCNLQLQNLSQLQHLNLSYNEPLGLQDQAFKECPRLELLDLAFTHLHVSAPQSPFQNLHLLQVLNLSNCLLDTSNEHLLAGLLDLRHLNLHGNNFQDGSLSKTNLLQPVGSLETLILSSCDLLSIDQQAFHNLGKMSHLDLSHNRLTGDCIDALSHLKGTYLNLAANNIHIIPPRLLLILSQQSTINLGHNPLDCTCSNIHFITWYQENLQKLEGSGETMCASPPFLRGVKLSDVKLSCGITRVGIFFLMVFVFLLIILLIFSGKSILRWKYQHI, encoded by the exons GTGTCCAGTACCATGTGGCCTATCGAACAAGAGCTATGGACAGGAAGGACCATCAGTCTTGGTGGCTGG AAAGAAGCCAGCAGAACATATAACTGTGAAAATTTAGGTCTCAAAGAAATTCCTGACACTCTACCAAATACAACAGAATTTTTGGAATTTGGCTTTAATTTCTTACCTACAGTTCAAAATACAACCTTCAGCAGACTCATAAATCTTATCTTTTTGGATTTGACCAG GTGTCATATTAACTGGGTACATGAAGATACTTTTCAAAACCACCATCAACTGAACACCATCGTGTTAACTGGAAATCCCCTCATATTCATGGCAGAAACATCACTGAATGGGCCTATGTCACTGAAGCATCTTTTCTTAACCCAAACAGGAATATCCAATCTTGAGTTTATCCCAGTGCACAATCTGGGAAACTTGGAGAGTTTGCATCTTGGAAGCAATCATATTTCCTCCATTAATCTCCCAGAAAACTTTCCAACACAGAATCTGAAAGTCATGGATTTTCAGAATAATGCTATACACTACATCTCTAGTAAAGACATAAATGCTTTGGAACAGGTCACTAACCTTAATTTCAATGGCAATGACATTAAAGGCATTGAGCCTGGGGCTTTCAATTCAAAAATCTTTCAAAGTTTGAAATTTGGAGGGACTCTAGACTTATCTGTCATATTAAAAGGTCTACAGAACTCTACTATTCAGTCTCTTTGGCTGGGGACATTTGAGGACACTGATGACCAAGACCTCACTTCAGCCATGCTTGAGGGACTCTGTGAAATGTCTGTTGAGAGCATCAATCTACAGAAGCACCATTTCTCTGGCTTTTCACCTTCCACGTTTCAGTGCTTCACTGGACTCCGGGAGTTGGACCTGACGGCAACTCACTTGCGAGAGTTACCTTCTGGGCTAGAGGGTATGAGCTCTCTCAGGAAATTAGTTCTCAGTGCAAACAGTTTTGAGCAATTGTGTCAGATCAGTGCTGCCAGTTTCCCATCCCTTACAGACCTCTATATCAAAGGCAACACGAGGAAACTTGACCTCGGTACTAGGTGTTTGGAAAAACTAGAAAATCTTCGGAAACTTGATTTAAGCCATAGTGATATTGAGGCTCCTGACTGTTGCAACCTGCAACTCCAAAACCTGTCCCAACTGCAACACTTAAATCTGAGCTACAATGAGCCCCTTGGTCTCCAGGATCAGGCGTTCAAAGAATGCCCTCGGCTGGAACTCCTGGATTTGGCATTTACCCATCTGCATGTTAGTGCTCCACAAAGTCCTTTCCAAAACCTCCATCTCCTGCAGGTTCTGAATCTCTCTAACTGCCTCCTTGATACCAGCAATGAGCACCTTCTAGCAGGCCTGCTGGATCTCCGGCATCTGAATTTACATGGGAACAACTTTCAAGATGGGAGCCTCTCAAAGACCAACCTACTTCAGCCAGTGGGCAGCTTGGAGACTCTAATTTTATCCTCCTGTGATCTCCTCTCCATAGACCAGCAAGCATTCCACAATCTTGGGAAAATGAGCCACTTAGACTTAAGTCACAACCGCCTGACAGGTGATTGCATTGACGCTCTTAGCCATCTTAAGGGGACCTACCTTAATCTGGCCGCCAATAACATTCACATCATCCCACCCCGTCTCCTCCTCATCTTGTCTCAGCAGAGCACCATTAATTTAGGTCACAATCCCCTGGACTGCACTTGctcaaatattcatttcataacGTGGTACCAAGAAAACTTGCAAAAACTTGAGGGCTCAGGGGAGACCATGTGCGCAAGCCCTCCATTTTTAAGGGGAGTTAAGCTGTCTGATGTCAAACTGTCCTGTGGGATTACAAGAGTgggcattttctttcttatggTATTTGTATTCTTGCTTAtaattctgctcattttttcaggtaagtctattcttaggtGGAAATACCAGCACATTTAG